The genomic interval ACGGCGAAATGCTCGGCCAGCAGTCCCAAATCGTCGCCGCGCGCCACCAGCGGCGGCAGGTCGATTCGTACGACGTTAATGCGGTAGTAAAGATCCTTGCGGAATCGACCTTGCGCGACCATCGCGTCCAGATCACGCGCCGTCGCGGCGACGATGCGCACGTCTACGTCGTTCTCCTGGCGGCCGCCGACGCGGCGAATCTTTCGCTCCTGCAATGTTCGCAGCAGCTTGGCCTGCATCAACAGCGGCAACTCACCCAACTCATCGAGAAAAAAGGTTCCTCCGTCAGCGAACTCCAACAGCCCGATGCTGCGCTGATCGGCGCCGGTAAAGGCCCCCTTCTCGTGGCCGAAGAATTCCGCTTCCAAGAGATTTTCGGGAATCGCGCCGCAATCGACCGGCACGAACGGACCTTCGGCGCGGCGGCTGCGGCGATGAATGCTACGCGCGACCAGCTCCTTGCCGGTTCCGGTGTCGCCGACGACCAACACGTCGACGCCGGAATCCGCCACCTGGTTTATGGTTTCAAAGACCTTCCGCATTGCCGGGCAGGTGCCGACGATATCGTCGAAGCTGTAGGGACGCTCGATCTGGCGGCGCAGCAAACTGCGCTCGGCATCCCGGCGACGCTCTTTGAGCAATCTTTCCAAGAGCGCCGTCATCGCCCCTTTGCCCAAAGGTAACGACAGGCTTTCCACAGCGCCCAGCCGGGCCGCGGTGGACGCGCCGTTGGGCAGCGCGGGATCCGTGACCAAGATGATCGGCAGCGACGGTTCACGACCGTGAACTCGCTCGACCAGCTCGAGCGTGGCCGTCTCTGGCGGGCGCAATGATACGATGAGTGCGTCGTACCACTCGTCGCCGAGTCGCCGCTCGGCCGCGGCCAAATCTTGCTCGAAAACCTGGACGCAGCCTTCCAAGCCCGATAACCCCTGGGCGTAGCTGGCCGGCGCAGCGGGATCCGGGTCAATGATCAACAGGCGGGATTCTGGCACCCCAAGCTCCTCGAGGAACGAGCAGCTCGCAGGGTCCGCCTCAACCCCGGCTGCTAGCGGCTTCTATAGAGCATCCGTCGGCCGAGTCACCGCGTCAACGGTCGTTTATGGACTGTCTGGGGATCGGCCCCCCGGACGCCAAGCCCAGGCCACAACGCAGCAAAAAGGGGGTCTGCCTCAGGGCGTGGGGCACACTCTTCACACCGCCCGGCGGCCGACAAGTCCGCTTTTGGCCGTTTTTTGTTGCCGGCTGCAATTTTTCTTCCCTCACGTCGTTGTTAACGTTGTAGTCATGGCCAATCGCATCCCGCACACCGAGCGCCTGACCGAATGGGTCCGCGACCATGCGCGGCCGGTGCGGGGATTTTTGGCGGCCATGATCCGCGACCAGCACGCGGTGGACGATCTGCTGCAAGAGGTATTCTGCCGAGCCTGGCAAGCCCGCGAACGCTACGCCGAACAGGGCACACCGCGTGCTTACCTGCTGCGGATCGCGGACCGGTTGGTTTGCGATCGGGCCCGGGTGGCAGGACGCGAACGAATCATTACCGAGGCGCATTGGGAACAAGTCGAGCCGGTCGTGGCTGATGGTCCGCCGCTGGCGGCGCTATTGAGCACCGAGAACCGGCAACAACTGGCCGAAGCGTTGGAGATCCTCAGCGACGTGCAGCGACGCACATTACTACTGCGATACTACGGCGATATGGAATTCCAGGAAATCGCACAGACTCTGGGATGCCCAACCAACACGGTGCTGAGCCATGCCCGCCGCGGATTGATGGCACTGCGAAAGCTGTTGGTGGAGAATCCGTCGTGAATCACTCGGAACCGAATCCTCTCGACGATCCGCAACTGGCCGAGGCTTGGGGTGCTTTTACGCACCTCGCGGCTGCGTCCGAACAGGCTTTCGACGAGAGCGCTTTCACCTCGCGATTGCTCGACAAGATTACACGGCACGAGCGGCGCAAACGATTCGTGATCGGCACCAGTCTATTGGCCACGGCCGCATCACTGTTGCTTCTGGCTAGTGGGGTTATGCTAGCGCCACGCGGCGAGACGGTCGTGGCAGTGGCCTTGCCTGAAAGGGCCGTACAGGCCCCGCAAGACTTTGTTCCGTCGGGACTGGCCTTGACTCCCGAAAGCGCCATCGCCGACGATTCTCCGATCGAGACGGCTAACCCGCCCTACAAGATCAGTCCTTGGGAAGACGAATTGGCCGGTGAGACAGCGTCACTGGCCGAACAGATGCAAACCGTCGAAAAGCAGTGGCGCGAGCGGCCGGACAGCATCGCGCTTTTTCAGTCGCAAGTCGACCAGTTCGAACAGGAAATCAAGGGTGGCGAACTTTAGGAGTGCCAAAATGACGTTGCGATATCTGATCTGTTTCGCGATAGCCTTGGCGCTGGGCGCTGCCCATAGCGCGCGGGCCGACGACACAGCTCCAGCGGCCAAAGAAGAATCGTCCTCGGACAAGCCAGCTGCGGAAGCTGCGGCGAGCCCGGCTGCGCCGGCCGAGGAGGCTAAGCCCGCCGCAAAGGCAGCACCAGCGGCCAAGCCCGCCACCCCAGTAGCGCCAACCGCGGTGCCTGGTGGCGGCCTGCGTGGGCTGCGAAGGCCCTTGAGCGCCGCGCCGGGGACACCTCGCCCCGCGGCAGATGCACTGCGCGCCGGCGTTGGTGCGGCACTGCGTGCGGCCGGCGACGTGCAGAGCGCCGAGCCAGCGTCCCCTGACGACGACGCGCCGCGGGCCGTTCGGCCGGCCGCAGATAGCCCATACGCGCCTCCAGGAGGTTTCGAGCGGGGTCCGGATGATCCCATGCCGCCGCCGGGGCCGCCTCCCCGTCCGCGACTTGATGGCCCTCCTCCGCCGCGGCAACCGGGTGATGGCCTAGGGGCACCACTTCCTCCGCCCCCTGGACCTTACGGGGCGAGGCCGCCACACCCCCCGATGTCGCCGTATGCGCCGCATCCCTCGGGTCCCCGTCCGCGCGACCCCGAGATGGAAAAGCTCGACACGGCCGAAGCGCGCTTAGAAGCGCGCTCTCAAGACATCACGGTCCGCTATCGAGCGACGACGAGCGACAGCGACCGTGACGCACTGCGTGGCGACCTCGAAGACGTCGTGCTCCAGCAATTCGAAGTGCGTCAGCAGCGCCGACAGCTCGAATTGGAACGCCTCGAGCGTCAGCTCAAGCGTTTGCGCGAATCGATCGACAAGCGAACCAGCTCGCGAGATTCTCTAATCAAGCAACGGGTCGAGCAACTGGTCGGCGAGAATTCGGACCTGGGATTTTAGGCCGCGCGATGCATCGTGGCATCAGGTCAACGCGCGTTTGCAACAACCAGATGAACCTCCCTCGGAGACGAGGGGGGTTCTTTTTTTGCGCTAGCGCTTCAAAGTTGCTTTCTGCGCGATGTTCGACGGGAGCTTCAGCGTCTCACTCTCACCCGTCGAATCTTCGATTTGCTTCGGCACAGTACCGGTCTGTACGCTTCCGATCCCTAGCACGTTCCAGTCTCTCTGATCGCTGCGCGCGAGAGAATAGCCCGAATTAATTACGGCCTGGTGCGTTTGCACGTCCAAAGCGACGACGCACAGCTTGGCCGTGCCGATCGCCTTGGTGCGCGTGAAGACCGAGAGCTTGGGAATCGAAATCGGCGACGGCATGGCCAGCGGAATTTCGGGAACGCCGACGAACCATTCCGTACGATCGGTGCCCAGGCTGCCAGCACCGACTTCGACGACCACTTCGGCGTCTTCACGCTTCTCGACGAGCTTGCACTCTTGTCGCAGCAATCGCTGATGCAGCGAGACAATGACGTAGTTCTTATCCACGCAATCCAGGTATTGCGTATCGACGAATACCTTGGCACGGGCGATCGGAGCCAGGTCGATCTTGTCGAGCGCTTGATCCGTGGCCGTTGAAAGCAGCAACTGCTCGACGCCGGTGCGCGCGGTGTCGGTTTGCTTTGTCGTGACGCAACCGGCAAGCACGCTCAGCGTGCCTGCAATGGCGAAGGTCCAGCAACGCGACTTCATGGCGCGGCCTCGGCAGGAATGACAGGACGGAAGGAGAGTCAGGCAGGATCGGCGGCGCGCAAAAATTCAGCGCGCCAGAGGTGCGGTATTCCATGTATCGGCCGTGTGGCCGGATCGATTGACGCGATTTTTCCGTGCGGGTGCGCAAGCACATGCCGCTAGCGGGCCATCGAGTCACATACCTTCGCTTTGAGGCATCCGAAGACCGCCCGACCAGATGCCTTCCCGAGGCAATTTTCGCGGCGTTTCGCGTGCTATCGCCCGCGTTGCCGGCACGTTAGACTTGCAAGCAACTCCGGCCCTGGTTGGTGTTCGTGGCCAGAGGTCTTTCTGAAAGGTCTATGTACTTGCGAGGTGACTCGATGCGCGGCGGAATGGCGATGGCGAGTTTGTTCTATGCAGCTTTATGCTTCAACGTCTTAATTTCGAACGGCGCGGCCGCGGACAAGGCGCCCAAGATCAGCTTCAAACGCACCCAAATCGATAGCAAGTTTCGTAGTGAAGGGGCCTCGATCGGCGACTTCAATCACGACGGGATTAAGGATATCTCGGCCGGCTATGTTTATTTCGCCGCGCCCGATTGGAAGATGCATCCGGTCATCGAGAATCCAACGGAATACGACCCGCACAACTACAGCAACAGCTTTTGCAACTTCGCCGACGATGTGAATGGCGACGGCTGGACCGATCTCTTGGTCGTCGATTTCCCGGGCCAACACACCTGGTGGTTCGAGAATCCGCAATCGGCCGGTGGCCCTTGGAAGCGAAACATCGTTACTCCCGTGACGAACAACGAAAGTCCCACGTATCTCGACGTCGACGGTGACGGACGCCGCGACTTGGTGATGGGATACTCGACCGACCCTGCCAATCCCGACGGACCCGATCGCTGGATGGGCATCGCGCGCCGGCCGGCTGCAGACGTACATGGGCTGTGGCCGATCCAAGCCATCTCGGCCAAAGGCGCCCCTTGTACCGGCAAGTTCATCCACGGACTGGGCGTGGGGGATTTGAATCTAGATGGCCGCAACGACGTGGTCGTTCGTGAAGGTTGGTGGGAATCGCCACCGGCGGAAAAAGCGCAAGGCGAATGGCAGTTTCATCCGGCCGATCTCGGCGCCAACTGCGCGCAGATGTACGTCTACGACTTCGATGGCGACGGTGACAATGACGTGCTCACCTCGGCCGGACACGAGCTGGGCATCTGGTGGCACGAACAATCGCCGCAAGGCTGGAAGACCCACCTGATCGATCGCGGCTTTTCGCAGACGCACGCCCTGATGATGGCCGACATCAATGGCGACGGCTTGCCCGACTTCGTCACCGGCAAGCGTTATTGGGCGCACGGTCCGAAGGGGGACGTCGATCCCGACGCACCGGCCGTGGTCTATTGGTTCGAGTTGACGCGCCAGGATGGCAAGCCAATCTGGATTCCGCATGAAATCGATAACGACAGCGGCGTCGGCACGCAATTCGATGTGGCCGACATCAACGGCGATGGACTGTTAGACATCGCCACGTCGAACAAGAAGGGGACGAACTACTTCGAACAAGTGCGCAAATAGCTCCGCACACTCGTCAACGCGAGAAAACAAAAAAGCGGCGGCCGACGGCTCTCATGCCGAAACGGCCGCCGCCTTATTTTTGCTTCTCGCTACGATGTGGCTATTCCTTCGGCTTGTCGGCCGATTTCTCCGCTGGCTTCTCGGCCGCGTCCTGATCCGGCACAAGAATCTTCTCGCCGCGAAGTGAATCGACAATGCCGTGCAGTTCGTCGATGCGACGATCCAATTGGTTGAAGCGTTCGTCCAGTTGTTTATCGAGCCAGCTCAGGCCGCGATCGACGGCATCGTCGGCCGTATCGCGAGCGGCCTTTTCGGCAGAGCGCCGCAGCTCGAC from Pirellulales bacterium carries:
- a CDS encoding sigma-54 dependent transcriptional regulator, with translation MPESRLLIIDPDPAAPASYAQGLSGLEGCVQVFEQDLAAAERRLGDEWYDALIVSLRPPETATLELVERVHGREPSLPIILVTDPALPNGASTAARLGAVESLSLPLGKGAMTALLERLLKERRRDAERSLLRRQIERPYSFDDIVGTCPAMRKVFETINQVADSGVDVLVVGDTGTGKELVARSIHRRSRRAEGPFVPVDCGAIPENLLEAEFFGHEKGAFTGADQRSIGLLEFADGGTFFLDELGELPLLMQAKLLRTLQERKIRRVGGRQENDVDVRIVAATARDLDAMVAQGRFRKDLYYRINVVRIDLPPLVARGDDLGLLAEHFAVKYSREMNKPVSGITPEAYQVFAHYAWPGNVRELQNVIRRALALSTDAMIGLEDLPDSLVVAAGAHKALPDGPAGYFRVRDEHMAKFERQYLTELLRRHGGEVTSAALEAQLPRGTLYRLLKTHGIDAGSFRT
- a CDS encoding RNA polymerase sigma factor, with translation MANRIPHTERLTEWVRDHARPVRGFLAAMIRDQHAVDDLLQEVFCRAWQARERYAEQGTPRAYLLRIADRLVCDRARVAGRERIITEAHWEQVEPVVADGPPLAALLSTENRQQLAEALEILSDVQRRTLLLRYYGDMEFQEIAQTLGCPTNTVLSHARRGLMALRKLLVENPS
- a CDS encoding DUF6655 family protein, whose protein sequence is MKSRCWTFAIAGTLSVLAGCVTTKQTDTARTGVEQLLLSTATDQALDKIDLAPIARAKVFVDTQYLDCVDKNYVIVSLHQRLLRQECKLVEKREDAEVVVEVGAGSLGTDRTEWFVGVPEIPLAMPSPISIPKLSVFTRTKAIGTAKLCVVALDVQTHQAVINSGYSLARSDQRDWNVLGIGSVQTGTVPKQIEDSTGESETLKLPSNIAQKATLKR
- a CDS encoding VCBS repeat-containing protein; translated protein: MASLFYAALCFNVLISNGAAADKAPKISFKRTQIDSKFRSEGASIGDFNHDGIKDISAGYVYFAAPDWKMHPVIENPTEYDPHNYSNSFCNFADDVNGDGWTDLLVVDFPGQHTWWFENPQSAGGPWKRNIVTPVTNNESPTYLDVDGDGRRDLVMGYSTDPANPDGPDRWMGIARRPAADVHGLWPIQAISAKGAPCTGKFIHGLGVGDLNLDGRNDVVVREGWWESPPAEKAQGEWQFHPADLGANCAQMYVYDFDGDGDNDVLTSAGHELGIWWHEQSPQGWKTHLIDRGFSQTHALMMADINGDGLPDFVTGKRYWAHGPKGDVDPDAPAVVYWFELTRQDGKPIWIPHEIDNDSGVGTQFDVADINGDGLLDIATSNKKGTNYFEQVRK